One genomic region from Candidatus Mesenet endosymbiont of Agriotes lineatus encodes:
- a CDS encoding CTP synthase, giving the protein MTNFIFVTGGVISSLGKGLAAASIGALLQAYGFKVCLRKFDPYLNIDPGTMNPTQHGEVFVTDDGTEADLDFGHYERFTGIKTTKDDSITTGKIYYTLLKKERRGDYLGKTVQVIPHVIDLIKDFILNNTDELHFVICEIGGTVGDIEIQPFLEAIRQISYELSKQKVICIHLTLVPYISAAKELKTKPTQHSVKELNSAGIQPDIVLCRSQKVIPEEQRQKIANFCNVRLTNVITAIEVSNIYEVPIIYHKYGLDTQILRHFNIKPPKPELKEWYKILDLIKNTVQVVTIAVVGKYVDFPDAYKSLIEALVHGAIYHKVKMSIKWVNSRKLSEHNIKRLHNYDAVLVPGGFGNDGIDGKIVAINFARINNIPFLGICLGMQLAVIEFARNIAKIEDAHSTEFFNCKNPIVHLFVKQGNEKEINDNLGGTMRLGAYGCHLKPDSKIIDIYKKDTIEERRRHRYSVNPDYEDILEKNGLVLSGRSIDEGLLEVIELSDHSWFIGVQFHPEFKSRPFLPHPLFISFIKAAIDRKQSKS; this is encoded by the coding sequence ATGACTAATTTTATTTTTGTAACTGGTGGAGTTATATCTTCGTTAGGAAAAGGTCTCGCTGCTGCGAGTATAGGGGCTTTGTTGCAAGCATATGGCTTTAAGGTTTGTCTGAGAAAGTTTGATCCCTATTTAAATATTGATCCAGGTACAATGAATCCAACTCAACATGGTGAGGTATTTGTTACGGATGATGGAACGGAAGCAGATCTAGATTTTGGCCATTATGAACGTTTTACCGGAATAAAAACAACAAAAGACGATAGTATTACCACTGGCAAGATATATTATACCTTATTAAAAAAAGAAAGGCGTGGAGATTACCTTGGTAAAACTGTTCAAGTCATTCCACATGTGATAGACCTAATCAAAGATTTTATTCTTAATAATACAGATGAATTACATTTTGTTATATGTGAGATAGGAGGAACTGTAGGCGATATAGAAATCCAGCCTTTTTTAGAAGCAATACGTCAAATTAGCTATGAGTTAAGCAAACAGAAAGTGATATGTATACACCTGACATTAGTACCTTATATTTCTGCAGCAAAAGAGCTAAAGACTAAGCCCACTCAACATTCAGTGAAGGAATTGAATTCTGCTGGAATACAGCCTGATATAGTATTATGTCGTAGTCAAAAAGTAATTCCAGAAGAACAACGTCAAAAAATAGCAAACTTTTGCAATGTCAGGTTAACAAATGTAATTACTGCTATTGAAGTAAGTAATATATACGAAGTTCCTATAATATATCATAAATATGGATTAGACACGCAAATATTGCGGCATTTTAATATAAAGCCCCCTAAGCCAGAACTCAAAGAATGGTATAAAATTCTAGATTTAATTAAAAATACGGTTCAGGTGGTTACCATTGCAGTTGTAGGAAAATATGTTGATTTTCCAGATGCTTATAAATCATTAATAGAAGCATTGGTTCATGGAGCAATCTATCATAAAGTTAAAATGAGTATTAAGTGGGTAAACTCCAGAAAGTTAAGTGAACATAATATCAAGCGTCTACATAACTATGATGCGGTTTTAGTGCCAGGTGGTTTTGGTAATGATGGAATAGATGGTAAAATTGTAGCTATAAATTTTGCTCGTATAAATAATATACCGTTCCTTGGAATATGCCTTGGCATGCAACTTGCAGTTATTGAATTTGCTCGCAATATTGCTAAGATAGAAGATGCACATTCTACAGAATTCTTTAATTGTAAAAATCCTATCGTCCATCTCTTTGTAAAGCAAGGGAATGAAAAAGAAATAAATGATAACCTCGGAGGCACCATGAGGCTTGGAGCGTATGGTTGCCACCTGAAACCTGATTCTAAGATAATTGATATATACAAAAAAGATACAATTGAAGAAAGACGTAGGCATAGGTATAGTGTCAATCCTGACTATGAAGACATTTTAGAAAAAAATGGTTTAGTGCTTAGTGGTAGATCAATAGATGAAGGTTTACTGGAGGTTATAGAACTAAGCGATCATTCATGGTTCATTGGTGTGCAGTTTCATCCTGAATTTAAGTCTAGGCCATTCCTTCCCCATCCTTTATTTATATCTTTTATTAAGGCTGCTATAGATAGAAAACAATCTAAAAGTTAA
- the hisS gene encoding histidine--tRNA ligase, with protein MKNNKLQEIRGTKDLLPDEYFKLKYVQEVAESISRLYGFLPIDTPILEFTEVFTKALGETSDVIMKEMYTFDDKGGESITLRPEFTAAIARLFIGKRLQPPIKLFSTGPIFRYERPQKCRQRQFHQINFESFGNREPQADTEIIALGYHILSKLGLNDKIRLEINSLGDDETIKAYRSALVEYLTKYKDSLSEVSRKRLEINPLRILDSKDDKDKELLLHVPKINNFYTECSRKFFDEVLSGLENLGIPYLINTKLVRGLDYYCHTVFEFATEDLGAQGAVLAGGRYDGLIAAMGGSKTSAIGFAGGIERIIELIDYKHKYIRPITLIPIGNDAEKYAISLAFKLRQNRYYIIWGYSGTTRQRMGYANKINACVSLIFGDEELSDKKIKLKNMDTQEEQKVDLNNIEQALAQFKCKVTEER; from the coding sequence ATGAAAAATAACAAGCTACAAGAAATCAGGGGCACAAAAGATTTATTGCCTGATGAATACTTTAAATTAAAATATGTTCAAGAGGTGGCAGAAAGTATCTCTCGTTTGTATGGTTTTTTACCAATAGACACACCAATACTTGAATTCACTGAAGTTTTTACTAAAGCATTAGGTGAGACTTCGGACGTCATCATGAAAGAAATGTATACTTTTGATGATAAGGGAGGTGAGAGCATCACTTTACGCCCAGAATTTACAGCAGCAATAGCGAGATTATTTATAGGTAAAAGGTTGCAACCTCCAATTAAATTATTTTCGACAGGTCCAATTTTCCGCTATGAAAGGCCACAAAAATGTAGGCAGCGGCAATTCCATCAAATTAATTTTGAGTCTTTTGGTAATAGAGAACCGCAAGCAGATACTGAAATAATAGCACTTGGGTATCACATATTGAGCAAACTTGGATTAAATGATAAAATAAGGTTAGAGATAAATTCTCTAGGTGATGATGAAACTATCAAGGCCTACAGGTCAGCACTTGTAGAGTATTTAACTAAATACAAAGACAGTTTATCTGAAGTGAGCAGAAAGAGATTAGAAATTAATCCCTTACGTATACTTGATTCTAAAGATGATAAAGATAAAGAATTACTTTTGCATGTACCTAAGATCAATAATTTTTATACAGAATGCTCACGTAAGTTTTTCGATGAAGTTTTAAGCGGATTAGAAAATCTTGGAATACCATACTTAATTAATACTAAATTAGTACGTGGACTTGATTATTACTGCCACACTGTATTTGAATTTGCTACTGAAGATTTAGGAGCACAGGGAGCTGTACTGGCAGGTGGTCGGTATGACGGACTAATTGCTGCGATGGGTGGTAGCAAAACATCAGCAATTGGTTTTGCTGGTGGGATTGAAAGGATCATTGAACTTATAGACTACAAACACAAATATATAAGACCAATAACACTCATTCCTATTGGTAATGATGCGGAAAAGTATGCCATTTCGCTTGCTTTTAAGTTACGTCAAAATAGGTATTACATTATTTGGGGATACAGTGGTACAACAAGGCAGCGTATGGGTTATGCAAACAAAATTAATGCTTGCGTTTCACTAATTTTTGGTGATGAAGAATTATCAGATAAGAAAATAAAATTAAAGAATATGGATACGCAAGAAGAGCAAAAAGTAGACTTAAATAATATTGAACAAGCTCTTGCTCAGTTTAAGTGTAAAGTTACAGAAGAAAGATAA
- a CDS encoding MFS transporter, which translates to MQKNFLIWLLVSLFYAYQYILRVIPNIIGSELIDRFQIDTSGIGQFSGLYYVGYTLAHIPVGVFLDRFGPKLVLSACIILTFLGTTPLLFESWAYCNFGRIIVGIGSSASAIGLFKVISMYYSQEKFAKMVSFSITIGLLGAMYGGLPLHLLLNKFGWDYVFITFIVLGCFLACATFLLIPKDNVVNPNNEQTNVGFREIKNLIYNKYILLISFFGGLMVGPLEGFADGWATTFFIKVYNISEDLASFLPSLIFIGMCFGLSLLAYILEKKPTKHYEIVISCAVLMAVSFMLLLSGYCNIYVIGTLLLLIGGASAYQVVATCKAISYACSNMVAIATAISNMIVMFFGYFFHTLMSEIIGFYSNGNESAAFVKSISIVPISLVIAVIGFLWLRCKENNNVSS; encoded by the coding sequence TTGCAGAAAAATTTTTTAATATGGCTATTGGTATCATTATTCTATGCGTATCAATACATACTGCGCGTAATTCCTAATATAATTGGGTCAGAACTAATAGATAGATTTCAAATAGACACTTCTGGCATAGGTCAATTTTCTGGTTTATATTATGTTGGATATACTTTAGCACATATACCAGTTGGTGTTTTTTTAGATAGATTTGGTCCGAAGCTTGTATTGTCAGCTTGCATAATTTTAACATTTTTAGGAACAACCCCATTGCTCTTCGAATCATGGGCTTATTGCAATTTTGGTAGAATTATAGTAGGTATAGGCTCTTCTGCTTCTGCAATTGGGCTCTTTAAAGTAATAAGCATGTATTATAGTCAGGAGAAATTTGCAAAAATGGTAAGTTTTTCTATTACTATCGGTCTACTTGGAGCAATGTATGGTGGCTTACCCCTGCACTTACTACTTAATAAATTCGGGTGGGATTATGTATTTATAACATTTATAGTTTTGGGTTGTTTCCTTGCCTGCGCTACATTCCTCTTAATACCTAAAGATAATGTAGTTAATCCCAACAATGAACAGACCAATGTTGGCTTTAGGGAAATAAAAAATTTAATTTATAATAAATATATTTTACTTATCAGTTTCTTCGGAGGGCTGATGGTTGGTCCTTTAGAGGGATTTGCAGATGGCTGGGCAACAACTTTTTTTATTAAAGTTTACAATATTAGTGAAGATTTAGCTTCGTTTTTGCCTTCACTGATATTTATCGGCATGTGTTTTGGCCTCTCATTACTTGCTTATATATTGGAAAAGAAACCAACAAAACATTATGAAATAGTAATATCTTGCGCTGTCTTAATGGCTGTAAGCTTTATGCTACTTTTGAGTGGCTATTGTAATATTTATGTTATAGGTACACTTCTGCTACTTATTGGTGGAGCATCCGCATATCAAGTTGTAGCTACGTGCAAAGCTATAAGTTATGCATGTAGTAATATGGTAGCCATTGCTACAGCTATCAGTAATATGATAGTTATGTTTTTTGGCTATTTTTTCCATACGTTAATGTCAGAGATTATAGGTTTCTACAGTAATGGTAATGAATCTGCCGCATTCGTAAAATCAATTTCCATAGTACCTATAAGCTTAGTAATAGCAGTAATTGGGTTTTTATGGTTGAGATGTAAAGAAAACAATAATGTTTCTTCTTAA
- a CDS encoding Mth938-like domain-containing protein: MNITPIISDNKKIINGYKESCFIISDEEYKGSVIVFSERVVPFPELDINNMDHLLRFLNVETEVILVGTGAKHISPSLSVRDHIRKQGLSFEFMSTGAACRTYNVLLSEGRYIIAILMAI, encoded by the coding sequence ATGAACATTACTCCTATTATTTCAGATAATAAAAAAATTATAAATGGATATAAAGAAAGTTGTTTTATCATCAGTGATGAGGAATATAAAGGTTCAGTTATAGTATTTTCTGAGCGTGTAGTTCCATTTCCTGAGCTTGATATAAATAATATGGATCACCTGTTGCGTTTTTTAAATGTTGAAACTGAAGTTATATTAGTAGGCACTGGTGCTAAACATATAAGTCCTAGCTTATCAGTGAGGGATCATATACGTAAGCAGGGATTGAGTTTTGAATTTATGTCAACAGGTGCAGCTTGTAGAACTTATAATGTATTGCTATCTGAAGGTAGGTATATTATTGCTATTTTAATGGCTATATAA
- the secG gene encoding preprotein translocase subunit SecG, giving the protein MVLEILQIVLVIILVILVLLQSPGTSSLSGFGGSQQNSIFSINSSASIVSKLTAIVAAAFMINTLLLAGLRVRDAKKQSITEEIKQEKSVIPFESE; this is encoded by the coding sequence ATGGTTTTAGAAATATTACAAATAGTATTGGTTATTATTTTAGTAATATTAGTGCTACTACAATCACCAGGTACCAGTTCACTAAGTGGTTTCGGTGGTTCACAGCAAAATTCCATTTTTTCCATTAATTCTTCTGCTAGTATAGTAAGTAAGCTTACAGCTATAGTAGCAGCAGCATTTATGATAAATACATTGTTGTTAGCTGGTTTGCGTGTACGGGATGCAAAAAAGCAATCAATTACAGAAGAAATAAAGCAGGAAAAGTCTGTTATTCCTTTTGAAAGTGAATGA
- a CDS encoding metal ABC transporter permease codes for MFELLTQSFFLNSLISLLIISLATGALGSFMVWQRLSYLGDSLSHSSLLGIALALIFNVNTSVTITTIAIAFAILLAINFDKLYSRDATLNIITNVVLSISLILMSFLSSTSSNIIHSLFGDILMLSSMDIITILTISILVIVALILRWHKWLIITVSQDLARAEGINVSWVRLEFLIILSIFIAVAAQLIGILLITAFLLIPAAAARLVTKTPIQMIIIATIISTVAAVSGLLFSVQFDIPTGPTIILTSFLYFILLYLFKIIKE; via the coding sequence ATATTTGAACTTTTAACACAAAGTTTTTTTTTAAATAGCTTAATATCACTGCTGATTATTAGTTTAGCCACTGGAGCTTTAGGATCATTTATGGTGTGGCAAAGGCTGTCCTATTTGGGAGATAGTTTATCACATTCATCGCTGCTTGGCATTGCCCTAGCTCTTATTTTTAATGTAAATACTTCAGTAACTATAACTACTATTGCGATAGCATTTGCAATATTGCTTGCAATTAATTTTGATAAATTATACTCACGTGATGCAACCTTAAACATAATAACTAATGTTGTTTTGTCCATAAGCTTAATACTTATGTCTTTTTTATCATCTACAAGCAGTAATATTATACACTCTTTATTTGGTGATATTTTGATGTTAAGTAGCATGGATATCATAACTATTTTAACAATTTCTATACTTGTTATTGTCGCTTTAATACTTAGATGGCACAAATGGTTGATTATTACAGTAAGTCAAGACTTAGCTAGAGCAGAGGGCATAAATGTCAGTTGGGTTAGATTAGAATTTTTAATTATTTTATCGATATTTATTGCGGTTGCGGCTCAATTAATTGGGATATTGCTAATTACTGCTTTTTTATTAATCCCAGCAGCAGCAGCAAGGCTAGTCACTAAAACCCCAATTCAAATGATCATCATTGCAACAATTATCTCTACTGTAGCAGCAGTATCTGGCCTTCTGTTTTCAGTACAGTTTGATATTCCAACTGGCCCAACTATAATACTTACATCATTTCTTTATTTTATATTACTCTACTTGTTTAAAATAATAAAGGAATAG
- a CDS encoding ankyrin repeat domain-containing protein — protein sequence MLGSECQLNDDSIIQNLENLEVILGEDDITTIDFQNLEAINDIAIPDSDDLEATLNGNDIVQASNDLSTTPDNAISSTTEALDNARDINGIANQSSISSIYNKPTQTQDKASQNSIIDKAEPSFSSILQQAHTAIFDSDTDNLQEGSATQALSNLATVLKERDITSLDSEAILDENYIRIPDFQGLEAVLCRADSQNSISSTHNQDAQFQDNELQSNIASKAKPDFDHTPQQALATVYNDCVQELQVTYNDCISKLQAAYNNVNKFQADTSLPNRDDSQFSNIKSGNSKETQGLLRPVTKGKDLKIVKKLLHSGADINERDSSDDSQFSNIKSGNSKETKGLLHSAIKSKDLKTVKKLLHSGADINERDNSNNTPLHIAVQRNNIDMLNTLLGFSPDIELQNNQGSTPLHSAISRICVGIAKLLLKYGANTNAQDNKGNTVLHKIINSKSDRTTLSLEPILENKNTDLNIKNNRGESFINIVLSKFEGLNHIDKKEFIRRLNPIWKRYSKLNNESRLIIKGNRKLNAVIEKCRNKALQTYGCLINSVKLCSAKEEIIEILRLRGVKINDKNLNGKTLLHKAVNEPFSLKVIKMLLDIGYDVNAQNNRGNTALHIIASYDKRLAITKVLLNCGANVNLQNVSKQTPLYIAAARSSTSTLEILLNSSDIDPNKQDTLGNTALHHALKSKMPFQTTELLLKNDTVNLNIKNKEGQCFVSIILDKFKGQNNKEQNNKYLVELLVKSYDRLSDKSKLIIKGNSKFYVAVEKRRKRLIPYNVLSQPSSSSLVNEFLNIAK from the coding sequence ATGTTGGGATCAGAATGTCAGTTAAATGACGATAGCATAATCCAAAACCTAGAAAATCTTGAAGTAATATTAGGTGAGGATGATATTACAACTATAGACTTTCAAAACCTTGAAGCGATAAACGATATTGCAATTCCAGATTCCGATGATCTTGAGGCAACACTCAATGGAAATGATATCGTCCAAGCCTCGAATGACCTTAGTACAACGCCAGATAACGCTATAAGCTCTACTACTGAGGCTCTTGATAATGCTAGGGACATTAATGGAATAGCTAATCAAAGTTCTATATCTTCCATCTATAATAAGCCTACACAGACTCAAGACAAAGCATCGCAAAATAGTATTATAGATAAAGCAGAACCTAGTTTTAGTAGTATATTACAACAAGCTCATACAGCTATCTTTGATAGTGATACTGATAACCTCCAAGAAGGCAGTGCCACTCAAGCCTTAAGCAATCTTGCAACAGTACTGAAAGAGAGAGATATTACAAGCCTAGACTCTGAAGCTATATTAGATGAAAATTATATTAGAATTCCAGACTTTCAAGGCCTTGAAGCAGTATTGTGTAGAGCAGATAGTCAAAATTCAATATCTTCTACTCATAACCAAGATGCACAATTTCAAGATAATGAACTACAAAGTAATATTGCAAGTAAAGCAAAGCCTGATTTTGATCACACACCACAACAAGCTCTTGCAACTGTTTATAATGACTGTGTTCAAGAACTTCAAGTTACTTATAATGACTGCATCAGTAAGCTCCAAGCTGCTTATAATAATGTAAATAAGTTTCAAGCTGATACAAGTTTACCTAATAGAGATGATTCACAATTTTCCAATATTAAAAGTGGGAACTCTAAAGAAACACAGGGTTTACTACGTCCTGTTACTAAAGGTAAAGATCTAAAAATAGTAAAAAAATTACTGCACAGTGGAGCTGATATAAATGAGCGAGATAGTAGTGATGATTCACAATTTTCCAATATTAAAAGTGGGAACTCTAAAGAAACAAAAGGTTTACTACATTCTGCTATTAAAAGCAAAGACCTAAAAACAGTAAAAAAATTACTGCACAGTGGAGCTGATATAAATGAGCGAGATAATAGTAATAATACACCATTACATATCGCTGTCCAACGTAATAACATTGATATGCTGAATACATTATTAGGATTTAGTCCTGACATAGAATTACAGAATAACCAAGGTAGTACACCATTACATTCTGCTATTAGCCGCATTTGTGTTGGAATAGCCAAATTGCTATTAAAATATGGAGCTAACACAAATGCACAAGATAATAAAGGCAATACAGTGTTACATAAAATTATTAATTCTAAAAGTGATAGGACAACGCTTAGTTTAGAGCCGATTTTAGAAAATAAAAATACTGATTTAAACATAAAGAATAATAGAGGAGAAAGCTTTATAAATATAGTATTAAGTAAATTTGAGGGGTTGAACCATATTGATAAAAAAGAGTTTATTCGGCGTTTAAACCCAATATGGAAGCGCTACAGTAAATTAAATAATGAAAGCAGATTAATTATTAAAGGAAATAGAAAGCTCAATGCCGTTATAGAAAAATGTAGAAATAAAGCATTACAAACATATGGTTGTTTAATAAACAGTGTAAAATTATGTAGTGCTAAGGAGGAAATTATCGAGATATTACGATTACGTGGAGTTAAAATAAATGATAAGAACTTAAATGGTAAGACATTATTACACAAAGCTGTAAATGAACCTTTCAGCTTGAAAGTGATAAAAATGTTACTAGATATTGGTTATGATGTAAACGCTCAAAATAATCGTGGTAATACAGCACTGCATATTATTGCTAGTTATGATAAGAGATTAGCAATAACAAAAGTATTATTGAATTGTGGTGCTAATGTAAATTTGCAAAATGTTAGCAAACAAACGCCATTATATATTGCTGCTGCCCGAAGTAGTACAAGCACTTTAGAGATATTGTTAAACTCCAGTGATATTGATCCTAATAAACAAGATACGCTTGGCAATACAGCATTGCATCATGCACTAAAAAGTAAAATGCCGTTCCAGACTACAGAGTTGCTTTTAAAAAATGATACAGTTAATTTAAATATTAAAAACAAAGAAGGACAATGTTTTGTAAGTATAATACTAGATAAATTTAAAGGACAAAATAACAAAGAACAAAATAACAAATATTTAGTAGAATTATTAGTAAAATCCTATGATAGGTTAAGTGACAAAAGTAAGTTGATAATTAAAGGTAATAGCAAATTTTATGTTGCTGTAGAAAAGCGTAGAAAAAGGCTCATTCCATATAATGTTTTAAGTCAACCTAGTTCATCAAGCCTTGTAAATGAATTCTTAAATATAGCTAAATAA
- the secF gene encoding protein translocase subunit SecF has protein sequence MALRLIPDNVNINFIQYGKVTLLLSSILTILLPLFIFIHGINLGVDFTGGVHMEIKSENSVADINKQLTEKGFTGFTAQSLKSNHMIIRFKGSQDTGNEALIKKIKEALEEKLKGITYRKIDYVGPQVSSKQVVRGMVSIAIALMGISLYIWFRFNWQFSLGSAIALVHDVILVLWFISIANIEFNLSSTAALLTIIGYSINDSVIIYDRIRENLKKLKNKPLQEIINISINSTLSRTVLTSGTTLLASIPLMLICTGTVKDFTTIIFFGVLVGTYSSISISAPVLIYSKK, from the coding sequence ATGGCTCTTCGCTTAATTCCAGATAATGTTAACATAAATTTTATTCAGTACGGAAAAGTTACACTTCTATTGAGCAGTATACTTACTATTTTATTACCACTTTTTATCTTTATACACGGTATTAATTTAGGGGTTGATTTCACCGGCGGGGTTCATATGGAAATAAAATCAGAAAATTCCGTTGCTGATATAAATAAACAACTAACAGAAAAAGGGTTTACTGGTTTTACAGCCCAGAGTTTAAAATCCAATCACATGATAATACGTTTTAAAGGTAGTCAAGATACAGGTAATGAAGCCTTGATAAAAAAAATAAAGGAAGCATTAGAAGAAAAACTAAAAGGTATAACATATCGAAAAATAGATTATGTAGGTCCACAAGTTAGCTCTAAGCAGGTAGTAAGAGGGATGGTATCTATAGCTATAGCCCTAATGGGAATATCCCTTTATATTTGGTTTCGTTTTAATTGGCAATTTAGTTTAGGTAGTGCTATTGCTCTAGTTCATGATGTAATTTTGGTGCTATGGTTTATAAGTATTGCGAATATAGAATTTAACCTTTCCTCAACAGCAGCACTTTTAACAATAATTGGCTACTCCATTAATGATTCAGTAATAATATATGACAGAATTAGAGAAAATTTGAAGAAGTTAAAAAACAAACCTTTGCAGGAGATCATTAATATTAGCATAAACAGCACATTGTCACGTACGGTTCTAACCTCTGGCACAACACTACTTGCCTCTATTCCACTGATGCTTATCTGTACTGGAACTGTTAAGGATTTTACTACTATTATATTTTTTGGTGTTTTAGTTGGTACTTATTCCTCAATATCCATATCCGCTCCTGTGTTAATCTATAGTAAAAAATAA